The Acetomicrobium sp. S15 = DSM 107314 sequence AAACCTCGCGCCTTACGACCTCTCGCATCAGTGCTTCCAGCTCTCCCGCTGGCAGGTTTGATTGTGCCGTCCCTGCGGCTTCCGACTCGCTTGCTGTTATGGCTTTTTCTCCGCTTGAAAACCTTAAAGTCGTCTCAGTGCGGTGCCCCATGCCGTCTTCGACTACCACCTTGACTGTCTCACGTTTTTCTTCTCGTGGCAGGGACAGGGAAAAGCCCCCTATGTCATCGGTGCGACATTCTTGGAGTACCTCGTCGTCGGCACTCAATAGTCGCACCGGACAGCCTTTAGCTGGGACCCCGTCGCTGAAATAGACCTCTCCTGTCACTCGTTCCCCCTCGTGGAAGGCAAAGACGTTTAGCTTGTGCGCCGAAGCTGGCGAGGCTACAAAGAGCGTCAACACAAAGAATGCGATGAGTGGCGCACATAAAATGCGAGGCATCGTTTTGGCGATGAAGGAGATGATAAAACCTGTCACAATCCCTTCGATTAGCACTATGGGGAGATTAGCCGCCAAAAGCATCGCCGCAGAATTTTGGAGGATTTCTCCGCTGAAGGTAAGGGCCATCGCCACCATCAGGGAAGCTCCGAGCACGCCCCCCGAGCCGGCCACGAAACCAGCCGCAAATGGCGGAATTTTCTTCTTGGCCATGAGCCAGCGGCCCAGAAGGCCCGCTAAGGCACCGGGCAGAGCCATGGCCGTGGCGTTTGCGCCCAGCACCACCAATCCGCCAAACTGGAAGAGAATGGCCTGAAGCAGCAGTGCAACCAGATAAGCTGGGAACAGAGACCATCCCAATACGAAGCCGCCAAGGCCGTTCAGCAGCAGGTGCACGCTTGAAACCCCTACGTTTACGTGAATGAGTGATGCCACGAAGAGAGAGGCGGAGACAACGCCGCAGCGCGGAACCGCCTCCATCGATAGCTTGCTGAGGCCATAAGTCGTCCCCGCGGCAGCGCAGGTAACGCCGCCAATTAAAACGGGAAGCGAAAGCACACCTTCGGCTATATGCATCCTTTATTCACCTTTTCCGCATGAACCCAGATCACGGCGCCCAGCTCGACGGGAGCATCCTCTCCGGAAGGGCTTTTCATCGTCTCGGTCTCGGGAGCGTCGGCGAGCGCCGCAAAGCCCCACCAACCATCCCAGGGGAGACCGTAGGTGAAAACGCCCCGTTCGTCGGCGCGGATGACCTGGGTCACAAAGGGAGGAGCGGGGGTCTGTCGCTTCAAGCCTTCGTTGTAGTATTCGATTTCGACTAAAGCGCCCGAGAGCGGTACTCCCTCCAGCAACACCTGGCCCTGAAAGACATTGCCCTCCCAGAGGCCGTAAGGCCGCGTCAGCGGAACGATCTCGGCTCGCAAGCCAACCGGCACATCCCACCCCTCCTCCATTCCGAAGGCGTTGACCACGGTCTTCGCGTAGTGGATGATATACTTGCCTTCGGCAGGTTCCCAGTAGGGTGCGGGCTCCACATAGAAGATGTAGTCGCCTGGGCGGCGAACCTCATAAGACGTCTTCCAGGCCTTGAAGCCCTCGGCCGTAGAGAACTCAGAGAGGGTGGAAAGAAGATCCGCATTTTGGCCTCTGGCTACGACGCCGAAAGTCGCAGGTTTTTTCATGTCCATCAACTGCTGCTCGAAGGGGTGAATGAAGAGCAGGGACAAAGTCACGTTGCGATCTTCGTCTTGGGTGAGTATATTGTCGCTGGGCAAGATCGCTTGGAAGTGCGCAAGGGCTGCAGTAGCGATTGTCGTTTGGAATATAGCTGTTATGAAGAAAATTAAAAGCCTGTTTTTTACCATTCGAAAAACCTCCTTGGACAGATAAGGAGCAGGGAGCATCGTGTTACGTTTACGACAAATAATATTACGACTTTGTCCTCCTTTGTCAAGCGGAGGACCATTGCTCTGCAGGGTCAGCTATGCTATAGTATTTGGGCTCGTCATATCTATGGCCTTGTCAAATTAACGAGGAGTTGGTGACCTGTGAAACGTACTTATCAACCGCACAACACGCGGAGGAAGCGCTCGATGGGTTTTCTCGTCCGATCGAGTTCGCCAAGCGGTCGTCGCATATTGCGCAATCGCAGAAGGAAAGGGCGCAAGCGCCTGACGGTATAGAGTGGGCGGATTTTCTTATCCCCGCTCGGCGCGTTTGGTGAGAGGATGGGAGTACGATTACGTATTTCGCACCGGTCGCAGGAAAAGAGGGGCGCTGGTGCGTTTGTTATTCGCTCCTGGACCTGATGGCGCGACGCGCTTCGGCTTGGCAGTGGGCGGTCGACAAGGGGGATCCGCAGATAGAAACAGGGGGAAGCGCATCTTGAGAGAAGCGGTGCGGCGATTGAGGCCTTGGACGAGAAAGGGAATATGGATGGTGGTCATGTTGACAGATATGGGTCTCAAGGCCAACGCCAGAGAAGTGTACGAAGAGATGGCCAAGCTGTGTCACGAGTCGGGGCTTCTGGCAGATGAATGGCCTGGTCTTCAATGGATGCCTCGTAGAGGTGCGGATAGCGCATGAAATTTCTCAAGCTGATCGCCATAAGGTCAGTTCGCGGTTATCAGACCTTCGTCTCTCCGTTGTTGGGGAATAATTGCCGATTTTACCCTACTTGTTCTCAATACGCCATTGAGGCCGTCGAGCAGTATGGCATTTATGGCGTCTGGTTGGCTTTGTGCCGCATATTCAGATGCGGCCCCTGGAGTCGTGGAGGGTATGACCCCGTTCCTCAGCGCAAGGCGAAGTCATAAGCGAAAGAAGGATGGTGAGAGTTTTGGGTTCTATTTGGCAAGCAGGTAGCAATCTGATGCTTGTTACCTTGAATTTCTTTTATGGAATAACGCATTCGTATGGTCTTTCGATCATATTACTCACAATCGTGGTGAGGTTGCTTTTGCATCCCTTGACCCATAAGCAGTTAGTGAGCATGAGAAAGATGCAGCAGATTCAACCTCGCCTGCGGACATTGCAGGAAAAGTACGGCGACGACAAGGCTAAGCTCAATCAAGAACTGATGAAGCTTTATAAGGATGAGGGGATCAATCCGGCCGCCGGTTGTCTTCCCATGTTGCTTCAGTTGCCCATAATGATCCTCCTGTTCCGGTTATTGATGACCTACGACTTCGGCAATATATCGTTCATGGGCGTGTCGTTGGCGGGCTCCGTCCTGTCCACAATGGCCGCTGCGTTGGGCATATCTGCAGAGAAGATCGGGATAACGATGGTCCTTTCGGCTATAGCCTCAAACCCAGCAGGCCTCCTCAACGTGTCCGTATACGCAGGCAACCTCTTGCTTTTGATAGGGATTACCGTTTTGACCTGGCTCCAGCAAAAGTTTTCGGGGAGTACAGGCAACCCCCAGATGGCCTTCATGAACTGGTTTATGCCGCTCTTTCTCGCCTTCATATGCTTGAGCTTGCCGGGCGGCGTGCTCCTTTATTGGGGCGTTTCTTCGCTCATAGGCGTCGCGCAGCAATGGTGGGTTCAGCGCACGGTTAAAGTGCAGTTGCAGGAAAAACCTGTACTGTACAAAAACAAACCTCCCACTGCTTGACGATGACAGAGGTTGAACTTTAAGAGGGGGTTAGAGCATATGAGCGCGACTGACGAGCAGTCCATACTGTTAGAGGTATCTTCAATGGAAGAGGCTCAAGACCTCGCTGCGGCTCGTTGGGATATAAGGGCAGACGACGTGATAGTGGTCTCAGTGGAGGAGGAGAAAAAACTCTTTGGCCTCTTTGGTAAGAGGCTAAAGGTGGCGGTCAGACCGAAGGCTGACCTCGTCAGTTTGAAAGCCCGAGATTTCCTCTGTGAATTGTTTGAACTTATGGACTTAAAGGTGGAAGTCGAGGTTAAAGAGGACGATGTCCTCGATATAACAGGCGAAGACGCAGGTATAGTCATAGGGCGCCATGGTGATACGCTCAAGGCCTTAGAACACCTGTTAAACTTGGCCGTAAGAAGAGAGGGCGGCCGCCTGCGGCTCGATAGCGACGGGTATCGCCAACGCAGAGAGGCGAGTTTGAAGCGCCTTGCGGAGTCCGCTGCTCGCCGGGCGCTGGAAAGGGGAAGGCCCGTGCCGCTCGAACCTATGGCCAACTGGGAGCGAAAAGTGGTTCATTTGGCTCTCAAAGACTACCATGACATAGAGACGCGCTCCGTGGGCGATGAGCCATATAGGCATATCGTCGTGTGGCCCAAGAGGCCCGAGAGGAAAAAGCCCTCTTTTTATCGCACTTGATGATCTGTCGATATATATGGGCTCAACTGCTAACTGCTCGGCGGATGCGTTTGCCCTTTGATTAGCAGGGGGCAAGAAGTGCAGGATGGCTTCTTCTTGCAATGTGTCTTTGCGTGCGCTACAGCTAAGGCGTGCCACTCTCCCAGGAAGGTTGCATCTTTGGGCAAATTGCCCATTAACAGGTGTTGCGCGGCAGCATACTGTCTCTTATCCCACTCCTTTGGCCACCATCCCAATCGGCCGCCTATTCTCAGCGTGTAGTTGTCGATGACTAAGATTGGATACCCTCCGGCATAGCATAGCATGCTATCTGCCGTCTCTTCGCCTATCCCCGTCCGATTCAGCAACCAGCTTCTCGTCTCTTCTAACGGTTTTTCGAACAGCACATCGAGAGTTTTGAACTCTCTCTCGATGCTGACAGCGAACTCCTTCAAATAGCGGGCCTTTTGGCGGTAGAAGCCGCAAGGCCGTATTGCTTCGCACAAGTTTTCTTGCGGAATTTCGCATAGCGCCTTTAGCGACAGCCACCCTCTTTTCTTCAGGGCCGTTATGGCTGCTTCTACGTTCCTCCAGCTGGCGTTCTGAGTCAAAATGGCTCCTATGCATACTTCTTCCGTCGAGTCGGCTGGCCACCATCCTTGTGGTCCATAACAGCGAAACCACATTTCGTAAGCCTTTAACGGAGAGAGCATCCGACCACTCCTTCGGGGCTTTCCCTTAAACATAATGTACCAAAAACATAATGTACCAACCCGGCCGTCGGCTTTCAAGCCGATATCCTTAAGGTCTGAAGACGTGTCAGTGCCCTCCGGCCATGATAAAATTTTGGTGGATATATGAGCGCGACGCCGCAAAAAACCGTAGGTAGAATTTACGATGTGCGTGGATTGTTAAAGGGAGTATATACTCGATCTTGATAATGCAAAGATATCGGGGGTGATTGAGTTGTTGAAAAAGTTCATTAAAGTGGGGATCTTGCTTCTGCTAGGAATGCTCGCGGTAGGCTTGCCGCTTGAAGCTCTCGCTGCCACTTCGAGCGACCCCTTCACGGGGAATCCGATAGCGAAGATCGCTCAAAGCGCCTCTCCGGCGGTGGTCAACATCGATACCGAGACCCTCGTTAGGCAGCCCGTGTTTCCCTTCATCGACGATCCTTTCTTCAGGCAGTTTTTCGGGGAGGAGTGGCAACGATTCTCACAGGTCATTCCGATGAAGGGGAAAGGCTCGGGGTTTATAGTATCTAAAGAAGGTCACATACTGACCAACAATCATGTGGTCGAGGGAGCGGACAAGATCACCGTTACCTTGTCAGACGGCAGACAGTTCGATGCGAAAATCGTGGGGAGAGACCCGACCTTTGACCTCGCCGTGATAAAGATCACAGCGAGCGATCTTCCGGTACTATCTCTGGGCGATTCCGATGCGATTCAAGTAGGCGAATGGGTTGTTGCCATAGGAAACCCCTTCGGTTTGGAGCATACTGTCACGGTTGGTGTGATATCGGCGAAGAACCGATCGATCAGAGCTGGGAATCTCAGCTTCGACGGATTTTTGCAGACGGATGCGGCCATAAACCCGGGCAACAGCGGCGGTCCGCTCTTGGACCTCGACGGCAAGGTCGTAGGCATAAACACGGCCATCATCCCTTACGCTCAAGGTATAGGCTTTGCCATACCGGTGAACATGGCCAAGAGCGTCATGGACGATCTCGTATCTTATGGAAGGGTGCGACGAGGTTGGCTCGGCGTTTACCTTCAACCCCTCACTAAGGACTTCGCCAAAGCTTATGGTATAAAGATCGACAAGGGTGCGGTAGTGGCCGATGTGGTATCCGGTTCCCCTGCAGATAAAGCCGGCATAAAGCGAGGGGACGTGATAACGGGCATCGATGGCGCAGAGATCAAAGATCCTCAAGATCTGGTTTTTCAGATACGCAAGCGCATGGCAGGAGATAGAGTGAACCTCGAAGTCGTAAACCAGAGCGGGCGCAGGAGCATTGCCGTGACTTTGGGAGAGATACCGGGGCAGTCCGAAGAGCCTCGCACGCGCAGGACATCGCTTGAGGAGAGCCTCGGCGTAGAAGTGTCTCCCGTGACTCCTACTCTTAAAGAGGAATTTAGTCTGCCAGACCAGAGAGGCCTGGTGGTGACGAAGGTAAAATCCGGCTCACCGGCCGATCGCGTCGGTCTTCGAGAGGGAGACATGATACTTGAAGCCAACGGCTCTGCGATTGAGAGCGTAGAAGACCTGGAGCGCGCCTCTCAAAGCAGGGACATCGTCGTCCTTCTGGTGTGGCGCAATGGGCGAACGTTCTTCGTCTCCCTGCGACCTTAAGACAAGGGTTGAGACTCCTTCGGAGGTGCATCGCTTGAAGACAAGAGATGTAATAGTGATCTTGGACTGCGGCTCTCAGTATACTCAGCTCATAGCGAGGAGGATCAGAGAACTCCGTGTCTTTAGCGAGATTCTTCCGTGGGATGCGCCTGTAGAGGAAATCCGATCGAGGAGCCCCAAGGGCATCGTAATTTCGGGAAGCCCGATGAGCGTTACGATTCCTGGGGCTCCCACGTTACCTCGTGACTTTTTGGAAATCGGCGTTCCCATCTTGGGCATCTGCTATGGGATGCAGTTGTTGTCTTTCCTTCTGGGCGGCAAGGTGGAGAGGGCAGAGGCGGCGGAATACGGGCGCGCTCAAGTTGAGGTCGAAGACGAAGGCTCTCCGCTATTTCGCGATCTCCCCCAGCGCTTTTGTGTGTGGATGAGCCATGGAGACTCGGTGGCCTGGCTTCCGCCACATGTGCGCGTCTTGGCTAAGAGTGAAGGCGGTTTGCCGGCCGCTATAGGCGTTCCAGAGAAGCGCATCTGGGGTCTGCAGTTCCATCCGGAAGTGGTCCATACGACATATGGCGTCGAGATCTTGAAGAACTTTCTCTTTGAGATATGCGGGTGTGACCCTTCGTGGGATTTGGGCGACTGGGTCAAGGAGAAGGTGGATGAAATTGCGAAAACGGTAGGAGATGGGAGCGTACTCTCGGCCCTTTCCGGCGGTGTGGACTCCACCGTGGCCGCAGTGCTTACGAGGAGGGCAATAGGAGATAGGCTTCATTGCGTCTTTGTAAACAATGGCCTCTTGCGCCTGAATGAGGCGGAAAGCGTGCTCTCCGTTTATCGGCAGGAGTTAAATCTCAACGTCCAGTATGTGGACGCTTCGGAAGAGTTCCTCACCGCTTTGCAGGGCATTACAGACCCCGAGGGCAAGCGTAAAGCGGTGGGAGAAACCTTTATACGCGTCTTCGAGAGAGAGGCGAAAAGGATCGGTCGCACGGAGTGGCTCCTCCAGGGGACGCTTTACCCGGATGTGATAGAGAGCGGACATCGCGGCAGAGGGGCCTCTGTAATAAAGACGCATCACAACGTCGGCGGACTGCCGAAGGATATGAAATTTAAGCTCTTGGAACCGTTGAGGGATCTCTTCAAAGACGAGGTCCGCGCTATAGGGGCTATCTTAGGCGTGCCGAATACAATATTGCGGCGCCATCCCTTTCCCGGCCCTGGCTTGGCCGTGAGGTGTTTGGGAGAGGTGACGCGGGAAAAGTTGGAGCTGCTGCGGCGGGCCGATGCCATATTTCTTGAGGAGTTGGATTCTGCAGGTTTTTACGATAAGGTGTGGCAAGCCTTCTGCGTCCTCCTCCCCGTTAAGAGCGTCGGCGTGATGGGGGATGAACGCACCTATGGCCATCCTGTGGTATTGCGAGCGATCGAGTCTCAAGATGGGATGACGGCGGATTGGGCCTACTTGGACCGTCAACTGCTCGATAAGGTGGCACGGCGCATATGTAACGAAGTTAAGGGCATCAACAGGGTGGTCTTGGATTTGACCAGCAAGCCGCCGGCGACGATAGAGTGGGAGTGAGGGAAGTGCTCTCCAAGGAGCGCCTCGTGAAGTATTTGAGCGGCCGCAATTACGAACCCTCGACAGCCGAAGAGATCGCTTCGGCTTTGTCCGTTTCGCCGCAGGAATTTCGGGAACTCGAGAAAGTGCTGAAGGAGCTCGAAGACGACGGCCTTGTATTTAAAAGCCGCCGTGGTCGGTATCTTTGGTGTGAGCGCAACCACATAGTTGTCGGGCGCCTTCAGGTGCATCCTCAAGGGTTCGCCTTTCTCATACCGGAGAAGGAGGGTTCGCCTGACATATTCGTGCCGCCGGATCAGAAAGGTGATGCCATCCACGGAGATCGTGTTTTGGTGCGCTATCACAGAGAAAAAGGCAAACGGCTGGTCGGCGGCGTTGTTAAAGTGCTTCAGCGAAGCACAAAGCGCATAGTCGGTACTGTGCGCGCCGCCGACTCCGTCCTTTACGTAGTCCCTTTGGAGAAACGCTATGCTTTCGTCGTCGCGCTCTCGGGCGAATCTGGGCGAGTTGTCTCGTCCGGCGATGTGGTGGTCTGCGAAATCGCGCACTATCCCACGCCCTTTGAACCAGCCTTCGGCGCGATCGTGCGCAGGATAGGCAAAGAAGGCGAACGAGGTGTGGATGTAAAGGCCCTGATGGAACACTTCGGCGTGGAGGAAGACTTCCCCGAGGCTGCATGGGATGAAGCGGAGCACCTGTTGGGAATGGAAAACGCCGTTGAAGCGGAGGGGCGCGTCGATTTTCGCAATTGGGCTACCCTTACGATAGACCCCGAGGAAGCCAAAGATTTCGACGATGCTATCTCTGTCGAGGCGACGAACGATGGCTGGCATGTGGCGGTGCACATAGCGGATGTGGCTCATTATGTGCGCGAGGGGAGCGCCCTCGACGAGGAAGCCAAAGAAAGAGGATTTTCCGTATATTTGGTAGATCGGGTAGCGCCGATGCTTCCACCCCAGCTCTCCTCAAACCTCTGCAGCCTCAAAGAGGGAGAGGATCGCTACGCTATCGCAGTCGACGCGCATTTGGACGGCGAAGGAGGGGTCAAAGGGTATAGGATCGTAAGAAGCGTTATCAACGTCGATCGAAGGCTCACTTACGATGAGGCGCAGCGCGCTCTCGATGGGATTTTACCACTCGAGGCGCCTCTTCAGCACGTGCTCGAAGAGGCGAGCAAGCTGGCTCGCCGACTCTACGAGAGGCGTTTGGAGGATGGGATGCTCGAATTCGATCTCCCCGAAGTCGAGGTGGATCTCGATACTTCGGGGTGTCCTGTGGCGATCAGAGTTTTAGAGCGCCGTTGGAGTTATAAGGTTATAGAACACCTGATGATAATGGCCAATTCTCTCGTAGCAGATCACCTCTTCGGTCTTGGCGTCCCAGCCCTTTATCGCATACATGAAAGGCCGAACGCGGAAAAGCTCGAGCAATTACGGGCGCTTTTGATCGTTTTGGGCCTTCGCCTTCGTGCGCTTCGTCCGAAGCACAAAGACATTCTCGAACTG is a genomic window containing:
- the cbiM gene encoding cobalt transporter CbiM, with amino-acid sequence MHIAEGVLSLPVLIGGVTCAAAGTTYGLSKLSMEAVPRCGVVSASLFVASLIHVNVGVSSVHLLLNGLGGFVLGWSLFPAYLVALLLQAILFQFGGLVVLGANATAMALPGALAGLLGRWLMAKKKIPPFAAGFVAGSGGVLGASLMVAMALTFSGEILQNSAAMLLAANLPIVLIEGIVTGFIISFIAKTMPRILCAPLIAFFVLTLFVASPASAHKLNVFAFHEGERVTGEVYFSDGVPAKGCPVRLLSADDEVLQECRTDDIGGFSLSLPREEKRETVKVVVEDGMGHRTETTLRFSSGEKAITASESEAAGTAQSNLPAGELEALMREVVRREVSPLREEVVRLNEKMSHPGFSEIVGGVGYIVGLVGIILWKGNRKKNG
- a CDS encoding DUF4198 domain-containing protein, with the translated sequence MVKNRLLIFFITAIFQTTIATAALAHFQAILPSDNILTQDEDRNVTLSLLFIHPFEQQLMDMKKPATFGVVARGQNADLLSTLSEFSTAEGFKAWKTSYEVRRPGDYIFYVEPAPYWEPAEGKYIIHYAKTVVNAFGMEEGWDVPVGLRAEIVPLTRPYGLWEGNVFQGQVLLEGVPLSGALVEIEYYNEGLKRQTPAPPFVTQVIRADERGVFTYGLPWDGWWGFAALADAPETETMKSPSGEDAPVELGAVIWVHAEKVNKGCI
- the rpmH gene encoding 50S ribosomal protein L34 translates to MKRTYQPHNTRRKRSMGFLVRSSSPSGRRILRNRRRKGRKRLTV
- a CDS encoding ribonuclease P protein component, with protein sequence MGGFSYPRSARLVRGWEYDYVFRTGRRKRGALVRLLFAPGPDGATRFGLAVGGRQGGSADRNRGKRILREAVRRLRPWTRKGIWMVVMLTDMGLKANAREVYEEMAKLCHESGLLADEWPGLQWMPRRGADSA
- the yidD gene encoding membrane protein insertion efficiency factor YidD, producing MKFLKLIAIRSVRGYQTFVSPLLGNNCRFYPTCSQYAIEAVEQYGIYGVWLALCRIFRCGPWSRGGYDPVPQRKAKS
- a CDS encoding YidC/Oxa1 family membrane protein insertase, yielding MGSIWQAGSNLMLVTLNFFYGITHSYGLSIILLTIVVRLLLHPLTHKQLVSMRKMQQIQPRLRTLQEKYGDDKAKLNQELMKLYKDEGINPAAGCLPMLLQLPIMILLFRLLMTYDFGNISFMGVSLAGSVLSTMAAALGISAEKIGITMVLSAIASNPAGLLNVSVYAGNLLLLIGITVLTWLQQKFSGSTGNPQMAFMNWFMPLFLAFICLSLPGGVLLYWGVSSLIGVAQQWWVQRTVKVQLQEKPVLYKNKPPTA
- the jag gene encoding RNA-binding cell elongation regulator Jag/EloR; amino-acid sequence: MSATDEQSILLEVSSMEEAQDLAAARWDIRADDVIVVSVEEEKKLFGLFGKRLKVAVRPKADLVSLKARDFLCELFELMDLKVEVEVKEDDVLDITGEDAGIVIGRHGDTLKALEHLLNLAVRREGGRLRLDSDGYRQRREASLKRLAESAARRALERGRPVPLEPMANWERKVVHLALKDYHDIETRSVGDEPYRHIVVWPKRPERKKPSFYRT
- a CDS encoding endonuclease III domain-containing protein, translating into MLSPLKAYEMWFRCYGPQGWWPADSTEEVCIGAILTQNASWRNVEAAITALKKRGWLSLKALCEIPQENLCEAIRPCGFYRQKARYLKEFAVSIEREFKTLDVLFEKPLEETRSWLLNRTGIGEETADSMLCYAGGYPILVIDNYTLRIGGRLGWWPKEWDKRQYAAAQHLLMGNLPKDATFLGEWHALAVAHAKTHCKKKPSCTSCPLLIKGQTHPPSS
- a CDS encoding DegQ family serine endoprotease, coding for MLKKFIKVGILLLLGMLAVGLPLEALAATSSDPFTGNPIAKIAQSASPAVVNIDTETLVRQPVFPFIDDPFFRQFFGEEWQRFSQVIPMKGKGSGFIVSKEGHILTNNHVVEGADKITVTLSDGRQFDAKIVGRDPTFDLAVIKITASDLPVLSLGDSDAIQVGEWVVAIGNPFGLEHTVTVGVISAKNRSIRAGNLSFDGFLQTDAAINPGNSGGPLLDLDGKVVGINTAIIPYAQGIGFAIPVNMAKSVMDDLVSYGRVRRGWLGVYLQPLTKDFAKAYGIKIDKGAVVADVVSGSPADKAGIKRGDVITGIDGAEIKDPQDLVFQIRKRMAGDRVNLEVVNQSGRRSIAVTLGEIPGQSEEPRTRRTSLEESLGVEVSPVTPTLKEEFSLPDQRGLVVTKVKSGSPADRVGLREGDMILEANGSAIESVEDLERASQSRDIVVLLVWRNGRTFFVSLRP
- the guaA gene encoding glutamine-hydrolyzing GMP synthase → MKTRDVIVILDCGSQYTQLIARRIRELRVFSEILPWDAPVEEIRSRSPKGIVISGSPMSVTIPGAPTLPRDFLEIGVPILGICYGMQLLSFLLGGKVERAEAAEYGRAQVEVEDEGSPLFRDLPQRFCVWMSHGDSVAWLPPHVRVLAKSEGGLPAAIGVPEKRIWGLQFHPEVVHTTYGVEILKNFLFEICGCDPSWDLGDWVKEKVDEIAKTVGDGSVLSALSGGVDSTVAAVLTRRAIGDRLHCVFVNNGLLRLNEAESVLSVYRQELNLNVQYVDASEEFLTALQGITDPEGKRKAVGETFIRVFEREAKRIGRTEWLLQGTLYPDVIESGHRGRGASVIKTHHNVGGLPKDMKFKLLEPLRDLFKDEVRAIGAILGVPNTILRRHPFPGPGLAVRCLGEVTREKLELLRRADAIFLEELDSAGFYDKVWQAFCVLLPVKSVGVMGDERTYGHPVVLRAIESQDGMTADWAYLDRQLLDKVARRICNEVKGINRVVLDLTSKPPATIEWE
- the rnr gene encoding ribonuclease R, with translation MLSKERLVKYLSGRNYEPSTAEEIASALSVSPQEFRELEKVLKELEDDGLVFKSRRGRYLWCERNHIVVGRLQVHPQGFAFLIPEKEGSPDIFVPPDQKGDAIHGDRVLVRYHREKGKRLVGGVVKVLQRSTKRIVGTVRAADSVLYVVPLEKRYAFVVALSGESGRVVSSGDVVVCEIAHYPTPFEPAFGAIVRRIGKEGERGVDVKALMEHFGVEEDFPEAAWDEAEHLLGMENAVEAEGRVDFRNWATLTIDPEEAKDFDDAISVEATNDGWHVAVHIADVAHYVREGSALDEEAKERGFSVYLVDRVAPMLPPQLSSNLCSLKEGEDRYAIAVDAHLDGEGGVKGYRIVRSVINVDRRLTYDEAQRALDGILPLEAPLQHVLEEASKLARRLYERRLEDGMLEFDLPEVEVDLDTSGCPVAIRVLERRWSYKVIEHLMIMANSLVADHLFGLGVPALYRIHERPNAEKLEQLRALLIVLGLRLRALRPKHKDILELLKLVEGRPQKRLVHTLLLRSLPRARYAPEALSHFGLALKRYLHFTSPIRRYADLLVHRIVGLLLDGGLAQEIERFRNETASVAAHLSAREDVVDEAERESVRLKLLQYMERHVGDVFSGVISGVVSTGFFVELENSAEGFVHVSSLDDDYYIYDERQMALVGRRRGRIYRLGDPLRVLVAKVDRGMGRLDLEISR